From Kogia breviceps isolate mKogBre1 chromosome 2, mKogBre1 haplotype 1, whole genome shotgun sequence, one genomic window encodes:
- the INSIG2 gene encoding insulin-induced gene 2 protein isoform X2 — MAEGETQSPGPKKCGPYISSVTSRSVNLMIRGVVLFFIGVFLALVLNLLQIQRNVTLFPPDVIASIFSSAWWVPPCCGTASAVIGLLYPCIDRHLGEPHKFKREWSSVMRCVAVFVGINHASAKVDFDNNIQLSLTLAALSIGLWWTFDRSRSGFGLGIGIAFLATLVTQLLVYNGVYQYTSPDFLYVRSWLPCIFFAGGITMGNIGRQLAMYECKVIAEKFHQE; from the exons ATGGCGGAAGGAGAGACACAGTCACCTGGGCCCAAAAAGTGTGGCCCCTATATCTCATCTGTCACTAGCCGAAGTGTGAACTTGATGATTCGAGGAGTAGTgctgttttttattggagtatttcTTGCATTAGTGTTAAATTTACTTCAGATTCAGAGAAATGTGACGCTCTTTCCACCTGATGTGATTGCAAGCATCTTTTCTTCAGCATGGTGGGTACCGCCGTGCTGTGGCACAGCTTCAG ccgTGATCGGGTTATTAtacccctgcattgacaggcatcTAGGAGAACcacataaatttaaaagagagTGGTCCAGTGTAATGCGGTGTGTAGCCGTCTTTGTTGGTATAAATCATGCCAGTGCT AAAGTGGATTTTGATAACAACATACAGTTGTCTCTCACACTGGCTGCACTATCCATTGGACTGTGGTGGACTTTTGATAGATCTAGAAGTGGTTTTGGCCTTGGAATAGGAATTGCTTTCTTGGCAACTTTGGTCACTCAACTGCTAGTCTATAATGGTGTTTATCA ATATACATCTCCAGATTTTCTCTATGTTCGTTCTTGGTTACCATGTATATTTTTTGCTGGAGGCATAACAATGGGAAACATCGGTCGACAGCTGGCAATG TATGAATGTAAAGTTATCGCAGAAAAATTTCATCAAGAATGA
- the INSIG2 gene encoding insulin-induced gene 2 protein isoform X1 produces MAEGETQSPGPKKCGPYISSVTSRSVNLMIRGVVLFFIGVFLALVLNLLQIQRNVTLFPPDVIASIFSSAWWVPPCCGTASAVIGLLYPCIDRHLGEPHKFKREWSSVMRCVAVFVGINHASAKVDFDNNIQLSLTLAALSIGLWWTFDRSRSGFGLGIGIAFLATLVTQLLVYNGVYQYTSPDFLYVRSWLPCIFFAGGITMGNIGRQLAMSSHGTPRSSGNVCSTKL; encoded by the exons ATGGCGGAAGGAGAGACACAGTCACCTGGGCCCAAAAAGTGTGGCCCCTATATCTCATCTGTCACTAGCCGAAGTGTGAACTTGATGATTCGAGGAGTAGTgctgttttttattggagtatttcTTGCATTAGTGTTAAATTTACTTCAGATTCAGAGAAATGTGACGCTCTTTCCACCTGATGTGATTGCAAGCATCTTTTCTTCAGCATGGTGGGTACCGCCGTGCTGTGGCACAGCTTCAG ccgTGATCGGGTTATTAtacccctgcattgacaggcatcTAGGAGAACcacataaatttaaaagagagTGGTCCAGTGTAATGCGGTGTGTAGCCGTCTTTGTTGGTATAAATCATGCCAGTGCT AAAGTGGATTTTGATAACAACATACAGTTGTCTCTCACACTGGCTGCACTATCCATTGGACTGTGGTGGACTTTTGATAGATCTAGAAGTGGTTTTGGCCTTGGAATAGGAATTGCTTTCTTGGCAACTTTGGTCACTCAACTGCTAGTCTATAATGGTGTTTATCA ATATACATCTCCAGATTTTCTCTATGTTCGTTCTTGGTTACCATGTATATTTTTTGCTGGAGGCATAACAATGGGAAACATCGGTCGACAGCTGGCAATG TCATCTCATGGCACTCCTAGATCTTCTGGGAATGTCTGCTCAACCAAGTTATGA
- the INSIG2 gene encoding insulin-induced gene 2 protein isoform X3 — MRCVAVFVGINHASAKVDFDNNIQLSLTLAALSIGLWWTFDRSRSGFGLGIGIAFLATLVTQLLVYNGVYQYTSPDFLYVRSWLPCIFFAGGITMGNIGRQLAMYECKVIAEKFHQE; from the exons ATGCGGTGTGTAGCCGTCTTTGTTGGTATAAATCATGCCAGTGCT AAAGTGGATTTTGATAACAACATACAGTTGTCTCTCACACTGGCTGCACTATCCATTGGACTGTGGTGGACTTTTGATAGATCTAGAAGTGGTTTTGGCCTTGGAATAGGAATTGCTTTCTTGGCAACTTTGGTCACTCAACTGCTAGTCTATAATGGTGTTTATCA ATATACATCTCCAGATTTTCTCTATGTTCGTTCTTGGTTACCATGTATATTTTTTGCTGGAGGCATAACAATGGGAAACATCGGTCGACAGCTGGCAATG TATGAATGTAAAGTTATCGCAGAAAAATTTCATCAAGAATGA